A single genomic interval of Bacillus sp. es.036 harbors:
- a CDS encoding sulfite oxidase-like oxidoreductase, whose protein sequence is MYFGKEKEQNSDRTPPNQRVTTGWPVLHVGNVPYYEKDLSNWDLRIGGLVDRPTVFSFQELLTLPEASKKNDIHCVTGWSKFDNVWEGIATRTIAEHVGIRKEAKFVMVEAEEGWTTNLPIEDFLAETSLLAYKHNGEVLTPEHGYPFRLVIPHLYFWKSAKWIRAIKFRSENQQGFWERNGYHMYGDPWKEQRFAWD, encoded by the coding sequence ATGTACTTTGGAAAAGAAAAGGAACAGAACAGTGATCGCACACCGCCTAATCAGCGCGTCACGACGGGATGGCCTGTTCTTCACGTTGGTAACGTTCCGTATTATGAGAAAGATTTGTCTAATTGGGACTTAAGAATAGGAGGACTAGTGGATCGTCCTACTGTGTTTTCGTTTCAGGAGTTACTTACGTTACCCGAAGCATCAAAAAAAAATGACATCCATTGTGTAACAGGATGGTCTAAATTTGATAATGTGTGGGAAGGGATTGCTACAAGGACTATTGCGGAGCATGTAGGGATTCGAAAGGAAGCAAAATTTGTTATGGTCGAAGCAGAAGAAGGATGGACAACGAACCTTCCGATTGAGGACTTTCTTGCCGAAACAAGTTTACTTGCCTACAAACATAACGGAGAAGTGTTAACCCCAGAACACGGATATCCATTTAGGCTAGTTATTCCACATCTGTATTTTTGGAAAAGCGCAAAGTGGATCCGTGCCATTAAATTTCGTTCGGAAAACCAGCAGGGATTTTGGGAGCGAAATGGTTATCATATGTATGGAGATCCGTGGAAAGAACAGCGCTTTGCATGGGACTAA
- a CDS encoding N-acetylmuramoyl-L-alanine amidase codes for MTLIVIDPGHGGSDPGATYKNFQEKNFNLAISRMVRDRLVSKYEVDVVLTRDRDKTLSLKQRTDLSNAIKADFFLSIHNNASGGSGFETFIFNGTVPNETVQLQTSIHNRIAKDILKKYNILDRGKKRANFHVLRETKMNALLIEVLFIDNEKDLNLLTNPAFIMDVSTVLGDATAETLKLPLKAKPIEGTLYKVIAGSFSDRENAEIHLAKLIQNGFGAFISTTVIDKKTFYRVQTGAFSEKENAEALVEKLTKAGFDSFILIEGDAPPSPPPPVPDKGYKIQGDGVLTAKQMDAYARSINPGAPDLAELYLSHSKKYNIRGDIAYAQALHETNFFRFTGDVKPEQNNFAGIGATGGGARGATFPNASTGVLAHIQHLFAYASKSPLPAFDQKVDPRFDLVTRGSATTWQALNGKWAVPGTTYGQLILSLYKKMVESALKAVEKERNILKTTIKNLEI; via the coding sequence ATGACATTAATTGTCATTGATCCAGGGCACGGCGGTTCAGATCCGGGTGCTACGTATAAAAACTTTCAAGAAAAAAATTTTAACCTAGCAATTTCTCGTATGGTGAGAGATCGTCTTGTTTCGAAGTACGAAGTTGATGTGGTATTAACGCGCGATAGGGATAAAACACTTTCACTAAAACAAAGAACTGATCTTTCAAATGCAATAAAGGCAGATTTCTTCCTAAGTATTCACAATAACGCATCTGGTGGAAGTGGATTTGAAACATTTATTTTTAATGGGACTGTCCCAAATGAGACGGTGCAACTTCAAACGAGCATTCACAATCGAATCGCTAAAGATATTTTAAAGAAATACAACATACTGGACCGTGGTAAGAAACGAGCAAATTTTCACGTGTTGCGTGAAACGAAGATGAACGCTTTACTTATTGAAGTTCTCTTTATTGATAATGAAAAAGACCTTAACCTTCTAACAAATCCTGCGTTTATCATGGATGTATCGACAGTTCTTGGGGACGCTACGGCTGAAACCTTGAAACTTCCATTAAAGGCCAAGCCGATTGAGGGTACATTGTATAAAGTGATTGCCGGATCCTTTAGTGATCGAGAAAATGCTGAAATCCATCTTGCTAAACTAATTCAAAACGGGTTTGGTGCATTTATTTCAACAACAGTCATTGACAAGAAAACATTTTATCGCGTTCAGACAGGCGCCTTCAGTGAAAAAGAAAATGCTGAAGCCTTAGTTGAAAAACTAACTAAAGCAGGATTTGACTCCTTTATTCTCATTGAAGGAGATGCGCCTCCATCTCCACCTCCTCCTGTGCCAGACAAAGGCTACAAAATCCAGGGAGATGGTGTATTAACAGCCAAACAAATGGATGCTTACGCAAGAAGCATTAATCCAGGTGCACCTGATTTAGCTGAACTGTATTTGTCACATAGTAAAAAGTACAACATTCGAGGCGATATCGCTTATGCGCAGGCGCTTCATGAAACAAACTTTTTCCGTTTTACAGGCGACGTGAAGCCTGAGCAAAATAACTTTGCTGGAATCGGTGCAACTGGGGGAGGAGCTCGTGGCGCAACTTTTCCTAATGCATCAACTGGCGTTCTCGCTCACATTCAACACCTTTTTGCTTATGCGTCGAAGTCACCACTTCCTGCTTTTGACCAAAAAGTGGATCCGCGCTTTGACCTCGTAACACGAGGCTCCGCAACAACGTGGCAAGCATTGAATGGAAAATGGGCTGTTCCGGGAACAACCTACGGTCAACTCATTCTCTCATTGTACAAAAAAATGGTGGAATCTGCTCTAAAAGCAGTTGAAAAAGAGCGTAACATTCTGAAGACTACAATCAAAAACCTGGAAATTTAA
- the modA gene encoding molybdate ABC transporter substrate-binding protein: protein MKRIFLLIALIISGCQSPQSEPASITVAAAASLSDAMNELNSLYEKEHPNTNITLNLASSGVLANQIKQGAPIDVFVSASESHFKSVKKEDLLNPDYQTPLLKNKLVLIKSRSSNLANFEQLASGNVKRVAIGIPETVPAGAYAKQALEFANVWETLKEELIFGKDVRQVLTYVETGNADAGIVYETDYRSSKNVDLVEEVPEQAYAPIIYPAGVVRGASEEATNYYTFFQSKEAKAIFESYGFQSDVSADD, encoded by the coding sequence ATGAAACGCATATTTCTCTTGATCGCGTTGATCATTTCAGGATGTCAATCGCCTCAATCAGAGCCAGCTAGTATAACCGTTGCCGCAGCTGCAAGTTTAAGTGATGCGATGAACGAGCTTAATTCCCTTTATGAAAAAGAACATCCCAATACAAACATCACATTAAATCTTGCTTCTTCAGGAGTACTGGCCAACCAAATTAAACAGGGTGCTCCAATTGATGTATTTGTTTCTGCATCCGAATCTCATTTTAAGTCTGTGAAAAAGGAAGATTTACTAAACCCTGACTATCAGACTCCATTACTAAAGAATAAACTCGTACTTATTAAAAGCCGTTCATCTAACCTCGCAAATTTTGAACAATTAGCTTCCGGAAACGTGAAGCGAGTAGCGATTGGAATACCTGAAACTGTCCCTGCAGGAGCTTATGCGAAACAAGCACTAGAATTTGCGAACGTATGGGAGACTTTAAAAGAAGAGCTGATTTTTGGTAAGGATGTGCGTCAGGTATTAACATACGTTGAAACAGGCAATGCAGACGCAGGGATTGTGTATGAAACCGACTATCGTTCTTCTAAAAACGTAGACCTTGTAGAAGAAGTTCCTGAACAAGCGTATGCACCGATCATTTATCCAGCTGGCGTCGTCCGTGGTGCTAGTGAAGAAGCAACGAACTATTATACTTTCTTTCAAAGTAAAGAAGCAAAAGCGATTTTTGAATCATACGGTTTCCAAAGTGATGTGAGTGCCGATGACTGA
- the modB gene encoding molybdate ABC transporter permease subunit, protein MTDFLDPILISLKISLVASIIVTVLGISVSRLMAGRTFRGKSIIDTIIMLPLVLPPSVVGFILLVLFGASSPVGQWIETIFQHPLIFTWQAGVIAASVVAFPLMYQSAKVGFEAVDLDIEDAARVDGAGNWTVLRMISIPLASNALISGIILSFARALGEFGATLMFAGNLPGKTQTMPTAIYVAIDSGQMNLAWSWVLVTIFLSTVMLLLSYRVTVKM, encoded by the coding sequence ATGACTGATTTCCTTGATCCTATTCTCATATCCTTGAAAATTTCGCTGGTGGCAAGCATCATCGTAACAGTGTTGGGTATTTCGGTAAGTCGTCTTATGGCTGGAAGAACGTTTCGTGGAAAAAGCATCATCGATACGATCATTATGCTACCACTCGTTCTTCCACCATCGGTCGTTGGGTTTATCTTACTCGTCCTTTTTGGCGCTTCAAGTCCGGTCGGTCAGTGGATTGAAACCATCTTTCAGCACCCGCTTATATTCACTTGGCAAGCCGGCGTAATCGCCGCAAGCGTCGTCGCGTTTCCTTTGATGTATCAATCTGCTAAAGTCGGTTTTGAAGCGGTGGATCTCGATATTGAAGACGCTGCTCGTGTAGATGGCGCAGGGAATTGGACCGTATTACGAATGATTTCTATTCCGCTCGCTTCTAATGCTCTTATTTCTGGCATCATCTTAAGTTTTGCCCGCGCTTTAGGAGAATTTGGGGCAACGTTAATGTTCGCGGGCAACCTTCCTGGAAAAACACAAACAATGCCAACAGCGATTTATGTGGCCATTGATTCAGGTCAAATGAACCTTGCCTGGTCATGGGTTTTGGTCACCATCTTTCTTTCAACCGTTATGCTTTTACTTTCTTATCGTGTAACCGTTAAAATGTAA
- a CDS encoding STAS domain-containing protein, translating to MSKLQDHIMNHLSCGVLAIDLDYRVIQVNEVGEKILKVNRNEILGESVYDIFPMAPEEVRHVERTVQTGQEYFIEAMPYQWGKFNMYLTVQTKALMDSNKMYGAMVEFRDMTHVYQKQEELIERMEDMAVNVIPLMDQLGLLPIQPVVEEVGFHYLLDIGLQKVADMKVNTLIMDLSSITYLNDDFTEMIAKLCGALNLLGVDIMITGVRPETALRWVSSGTDYIKTTYHPHVQAALSTYKNSR from the coding sequence TTGAGTAAATTGCAGGATCATATAATGAATCATTTATCATGTGGCGTTCTGGCGATTGATCTGGATTATCGTGTAATTCAGGTGAATGAAGTGGGGGAGAAGATTTTAAAAGTGAATCGGAACGAGATATTAGGTGAAAGTGTGTACGATATCTTTCCCATGGCTCCAGAAGAAGTGCGTCATGTGGAGCGAACGGTTCAAACAGGACAAGAATATTTTATTGAAGCTATGCCCTACCAATGGGGGAAGTTCAATATGTATTTAACCGTCCAGACGAAGGCGTTAATGGATTCGAACAAAATGTATGGCGCAATGGTGGAATTTCGAGATATGACACACGTTTATCAAAAGCAAGAAGAGTTGATTGAAAGAATGGAAGATATGGCCGTGAACGTTATTCCGCTCATGGATCAACTTGGACTGTTACCGATTCAACCTGTCGTGGAAGAAGTGGGCTTTCATTATCTACTTGATATCGGACTTCAAAAAGTAGCGGACATGAAGGTCAATACGCTTATTATGGACTTATCATCTATTACATATTTAAATGACGACTTTACAGAGATGATTGCAAAGCTTTGCGGTGCGTTAAATCTGCTTGGGGTGGACATTATGATTACTGGCGTTAGGCCTGAGACTGCACTAAGGTGGGTGTCATCAGGTACGGATTACATAAAAACAACCTATCATCCTCACGTACAGGCAGCTCTTTCGACATATAAAAATAGTAGATAA
- a CDS encoding YiiX/YebB-like N1pC/P60 family cysteine hydrolase → MKADRYVNLTVKNYQSVRNAIQTGDLLLCSGSYPVSKIIQNVSNSKFSHVALLFHWMDRLMLLESVESFGVRMVPLSHYFNDYRNSGQPYKGKLYLIRHNQVKGLDDIKRNAMLRRGADLTGKFYDIEEILKILASVVIDDLESIPNDKYICSEFIQECYQKAGISFPDDGRGFIYPEHIASNPDVRPLFELVP, encoded by the coding sequence ATGAAAGCCGATCGCTACGTTAACTTAACCGTTAAAAACTATCAGTCTGTTCGCAACGCTATTCAAACGGGTGATCTACTCCTTTGTAGCGGATCTTATCCTGTTAGTAAAATCATTCAAAATGTATCCAATTCGAAATTCAGTCACGTCGCCCTCTTATTTCATTGGATGGACCGCTTAATGTTGCTTGAAAGTGTTGAAAGCTTTGGGGTCCGAATGGTTCCTCTCTCTCATTATTTTAATGATTATCGTAATTCTGGTCAGCCTTATAAAGGAAAACTGTATCTCATTCGCCATAACCAGGTAAAAGGCTTAGACGACATCAAACGAAATGCGATGTTAAGAAGAGGCGCCGATTTAACAGGGAAATTCTATGATATTGAAGAAATTCTTAAAATACTTGCTAGCGTCGTTATTGACGACCTGGAATCTATTCCAAATGATAAATACATTTGTTCCGAGTTTATCCAAGAATGCTACCAAAAAGCAGGGATCTCGTTCCCAGACGATGGTCGTGGATTCATTTATCCAGAGCATATTGCAAGTAATCCGGATGTGCGACCACTCTTCGAACTTGTCCCTTAA